Proteins encoded together in one Glandiceps talaboti chromosome 11, keGlaTala1.1, whole genome shotgun sequence window:
- the LOC144442160 gene encoding dual oxidase 2-like: MPYSILSEWLSVSQIFPDINLHHWFPVKGIGSVEQKGFETISYDGWYHNEAHPDWGAADTTLTRGLPADYSDGVYQPAGNDRPNPRQIANAVMSGWTGHGSYLNRTALLVFFGQQIVEEILDAQRPGCPPEYFNIPIPKGDPDFDPDGKGDVYIPLLRTRHQQTSTGYSPNVPREQINEITPWIDGGLVYGISKSWTDALRTFEDGKLKSSEDGRFPALNDIGLPMANPPPPRDHYLKNAERFYMLGNPRGNENPFLLTFGVLLFRWHNVLADRFHEKHPDWDDERIFLTARKWVVATHQKIVVYDWLPAWLNDTVPEYSGYQSSVNPGITHEFQSAAMRFGHTLVPPGVYRRNAQCEFRNTSMATGSAGHHGLRTCNTYWNPQEAVEETDIDEFLLGMASQIAEREDNIITEDLRGKVFGPLEFSRRDLMAINIQRGRDHGLPNYNTARIHYGLPPITDWEDVNPFLYDLDPQLFDDLSDVHEGNISKVDIWTGGLLETTPQGPGPLFNAILTSQFLKIRDGDRFWFENDRNGLFTADERNEIWNISLYDIILNVTNIGPDDIQKDVFHWYSGDPCPQPKQLNQTDMEPCTDLGTFDYFDGSESWFIMSYTAIGAYLLGLVIIVFFWFIPVIKNKKIKMMKKMKGKITPTSPVFVSLEDVKMTKATEWRGKDSNRDVQLKFGTDNVLQVKTGRGCNIRSFNFNNIAEVTLKVSTDKGERMLILSCPKECDLILLFENINERTTFLNRLKTVLQTAGVPYQEVIRSQRYLKNNAYTHQKRQKKLEKFFKALSSKISKKDIAENFENDPKMKEVLECELTVREFAEAFSMTPEDDFVQRIFKSVDTDGNGYISFKEFFELVIVSYTGSAEDKCKMLFDLYDLDGAGKLTKQEFMKMIKNSLSLGQADITDSNLETMVNMMYKKANLADENELTFDNFMTLLGDYKDNFENAVLPLKGATCTTPAQVQLGWKERSGTSTPFRPPTRISNNTPDSGYGGIKRQTRPLTSKGRLPTKPSQPNETNGSKKWKSFLRFMENNRLQIFYLVIYVCVVAGIFLERAYYFSVEREHSGIRRIAGYGVTVTRGAASVIMYTMAALLVTMCRNINTHLRSTFLNKFIPFDSAVAFHKILAGTLVLFTLVHLIGHGFNFYHISTQPADDLTCLFRDYFHRTHELPKFQYWLFATTTGITGVLLVLIMAVIIVFAMPLARRYVYNAFWITHKLYLPMYILAILHGSGRLIIEPIFHYFLIGPAILFTLDKLVSISRKKEEVLVTKVELLPSGVVYLEWKRPIDFTYKSGQWIQLSSAALGENEYHPFTLTSAPHEDRLSVHIRALGPWTMNMQHKYNPDSVVDGQYPKLYLNGPFGEGHQDWTRYEMCVLIGAGIGVTPFASILKDVVHQSKTSSQFRCKKVYFLWVTRTQHQFEWMMDILREVELNDDQHIVDVHIFITQFYQKFDLRTTMLYICERHFQTMANQSLFTGLRAVTHFGRPDFKSILDSMQDQDDEVDKIGVFSCGPPSLTTSVQQACNNLNSQDQALYSHYSENF, translated from the exons ATTTTCCCTGACATTAATTTACATCATTGGTTTCCCGTCAAAGGTATTGGATCTGTCGAACAGAAAGGATTTGAGACTATATCATATGATGGCTGGTATCACAACGAGGCACATCCCGATTGGGGAGCCGCAG ATACCACATTAACGAGAGGTTTACCAGCTGACTACAGTGATGGTGTTTACCAACCAGCTGGAAATGATCGACCAAACCCAAGACAAATTGCTAATGCAGTTATGAGTGGATGGACTGGACATGGATCTTATCTCAATAGAACAGCTTTGCTGGTATTTTTTG GACAACAAATTGTGGAAGAGATTCTGGATGCCCAAAGACCCGGATGTCCACCGGAATATTTCAACATTCCTATTCCTAAAGGAGATCCCGACTTTGATCCAGATGGTAAAGGTGATGTATATATCCCATTACTGAGAACAAGACATCAACAGACATCAACAGGTTATTCTCCAAATGTACCCAGAGAACAA ATTAATGAAATCACACCATGGATAGATGGAGGTCtagtatatggtatatctaAATCTTGGACAGATGCATTACGGACATTTGAAGACGGTAAACTAAAGTCTTCAGAAGATGGTAGATTTCCAGCCCTGAATGACATCGGATTACCCATGGCCAATCCCCCTCCACCTAGAGATCATTATCTTAAAAACGCTGAAAGGTTCTACA TGCTTGGGAATCCACGTGGAAATGAGAATCCATTCCTGTTGACATTCGGCGTGTTATTGTTTCGTTGGCATAACGTATTGGCAGATAGATTTCATGAAAAACATCCAGACTGGGATGATGAACGGATATTTCTAACAGCTAGGAAATGGGTTGTAGCAACTCATCAG AAAATTGTCGTATACGACTGGTTACCGGCATGGCTTAATGACACTGTACCTGAATACTCAG GCTACCAATCTTCAGTCAATCCAGGTATAACCCATGAATTCCAATCAGCTGCCATGAGATTTGGACACACATTGGTACCACCTGGTGTATATAGAAG GAACGCACAGTGTGAATTTCGTAATACTTCCATGGCAACTGGTTCTGCTGGACACCATGGTTTGCGAACATGTAATACCTATTGGAACCCACAG GAAGCTGTTGAAGAAACTGATATTGATGAATTCTTACTTGGTATGGCGTCTCAAATAGCAGAAAGAGAAGATAACATTATAACTGAAGATCTTAGAG GTAAAGTGTTCGGTCCTCTTGAATTTTCCCGGAGGGACTTGATGGCTATTAATATTCAGAGAGGACGAGACCATGGATTACCCAACTACAATACAGCTAGAATTCATTATGGATTACCCCCTATTACAGATTGGGAGGATGTGAATCCATTCTTGTATGACCTCGACCCACag CTATTTGATGATTTATCCGATGTACATGAAGGTAATATTAGCAAAGTTGATATATGGACTGGTGGTTTATTGGAAACAACACCCCAAGGACCAGGACCATTGTTTAACGCCATACTCACGAGTCAATTTCTTAAAATCAGAGATGGGGATCGATTTTGGTTTGAAAATGATCGTAATGG attatttacagcagatgaaagaaatgaaatatggaatatcagtttgtatgacatcattttaaACGTCACCAATATTGGACCTGATGATATACAAAAAGATGTATTCCATTGGTATAGTG GTGACCCATGTCCACAGCCGAAGCAATTGAACCAGACAGACATGGAGCCTTGCACTGATTTAGGAACGTTTGATTATTTTGATGGAAGTGAATCATGGTTCATAATGTCTTATACCGCTATTGGAGCATATTTACTAG GACTTGTCATCATCGTCTTCTTTTGGTTCATACCAGTCATAAAGAAcaagaaaatcaaaatgatgaagaagatgaaaGGAAAGATCACTCCCACCTCACCTGTCTTTGTGTCACTTGAAGATGTTAAAATGACAAAAG CCACTGAATGGAGAGGAAAAGACTCCAATAGAGATGTACAACTGAAATTTGGAACAGACAATGTCCTCCAAGTCAAGACTGGCAGGGGTTGTAACATCAGGTCCTTTAATTTTAACAACATTGCAGAAGTAACCTTAAAGGTGTCTACTGATAAAGGTGAACGGATGTTGATACTAAGTTGTCCAAAAGAGTGTGACTTG ATTCTTCTATTCGAGAACATTAACGAAAGGACGACATTCCTGAATCGTTTGAAGACTGTGTTACAGACTGCCGGGGTTCCTTACCAGGAAGTTATCCGGTCTCAAAGGTACCTCAAGAATAATGCATACACCCACCAGAAAAGACAGAAGAAACTTGAGAAGTTCTTTAAAGCGTTGTCTTCAAAG ATTTCCAAGAAAGATATCGCTGAAAACTTTGAGAATGATCCCAAGATGAAAGAGGTCTTGGAATGTGAGCTTACAGTCCGTGAATTTGCTGAAGCATTTTCAATGACACCTGAAGACGACTTTGTTCAGCGTATATTTAAATCTGTTGATACAGATGGCAATGGTTACATCTCGTTTAAGGAATTCTTTGAACTCGTAATAGTGTCATACACAG GGTCAGCTGAagataaatgtaaaatgttgtttgatctGTACGACTTGGATGGCGCTGGCAAActaacaaaacaagaattcaTGAAAATGATCAA GAACTCCTTGTCACTTGGCCAGGCCGATATCACTGACAGCAACCTTGAGACTATGGTTAATATGATGTACAAGAAAGCTAACCTAGCAGATGAGAATGAACTGACCTTTGACAACTTCATGACGTTGCTTGGAGATTACAAAGATAATTTTGAGAATGCTGTTTTACCTTTAAAAG GAGCTACATGCACAACACCTGCTCAGGTACAACTTGGGTGGAAAGAACGTAGTGGTACTAGTACACCATTTAGACCACCGACACGTATTAG CAATAATACTCCAGACAGTGGCTATGGTGGCATCAAACGACAAACAAGACCTTTAACAAGTAAAGGCAGACTGCCAACAAAACCATCGCAACCCAATGAAACCAACGGCAGTAAAAAGTGGAAATCGTTTCTGCGATTCATGGAGAACAACCGTCTACAGATATTCTACCTcgttatatatgtatgtgtcgtTGCTGGTATATTCCTTGAGAGAGCATACT ATTTCTCCGTCGAAAGAGAACACAGTGGGATACGTCGTATTGCTGGTTATGGTGTTACAGTCACACGTGGAGCTGCAAGTGTCATTATGTATACAATGGCAGCATTATTAGTCACAATGTGTAGAAATATAAACACTCACCTTAGAAGTACTTTCCTCAATAAATTCATCCCATTTGACTCTGCAGTTGCATTTCATAAAATACTTGCTGGTACACTTGTATTATTTACAC TTGTCCATTTGATTGGTCACGGGTTTAACTTCTACCATATTTCAACGCAGCCAGCTGATGATCTTACGTGTCTCTTTCGCGATTACTTTCACAG AACCCATGAGCTTCCAAAGTTCCAGTATTGGTTATTTGCAACTACAACAG GGATTACAGGAGTCTTGTTGGTACTAATTATGGCAGTCATCATAGTATTTGCTATGCCGTTAGCAAGACGTTATGTCTACAATGCATTCTGGATAACTCACAAGTTATATCTACCCATGTATATATTGGCGATTCTACACGGAAGTGGAAGATTGATAATAGAACCTATCTTTCACTACTTCCTAATCGGACCTGCCATCCTCTTCACACTGGACAAGCTGGTCAGTATCAGTCGTAAAAAGGAAGAGGTACTAGTGACAAAAGTAGAACTACTACCATCAG GTGTTGTATATCTGGAATGGAAGAGACCCATAGATTTTACATACAAATCTGGACAATGGATCCAATTATCATCTGCAGCATTAGGAGAGAATGAATACCATCCATTTACATTGACTTCAGCTCCCCATGAAGATAGATTGAGTGTACACATCCGGGCACTTGGACCCTGGACTATGAATATGCAACACAAGTATAATCCAGATAGTGTCGTCGATGGACAATATCCGAAG CTGTATTTGAATGGTCCATTTGGCGAGGGACATCAAGACTGGACCCGATATGAAATGTGTGTTTTGATTGGTGCTGGCATTGGTGTAACACCTTTTGCTTCGATCTTGAAagatgtagttcaccaatcaaagACAAGTTCACAGTTTCGCTGTAAGAAG GTATACTTTCTATGGGTAACCCGTACACAACATCAGTTTGAATGGATGATGGATATATTACGTGAAGTAGAACTAAATGACGACCAACATATTGTGGATGTTCATATCTTCATCACACAGTTCTATCAGAAATTTGACCTCAGAACTACAATGTTG TACATTTGTGAGCGTCATTTCCAGACCATGGCAAACCAGTCACTCTTTACTGGTCTCAGAGCTGTCACTCATTTTGGTCGACCTGATTTCAAGTCTATTTTAGACTCCATGCAGGATCAGGATGATGAG GTTGACAAGATTGGAGTTTTCAGCTGCGGTCCCCCATCATTAACAACAAGTGTTCAACAAGCATGTAACAACCTGAACTCCCAAGACCAGGCACTCTACTCCCACTATTCTGAAAACTTCTAG